DNA from Methylobacterium currus:
GAACGAGACGCCTTCGGTCTCCATCACGAAGGTGAAGATGTCGCCGTGCTTGCCCGAGGAGAAGCAGTGGTAGAACTGCTTCTGGTCGTTGACGTAGAACGACGGCGATTTCTCGGCATTGAACGGCGACAGGCCGCGCCATTCCCGACCCGCCTTCTTGAGGCGCACGCGCCGGCCGACGACCTCGGAGGCCGGCAGGCGGGAGCGGATCTCTTCGAGCAGGTGGGGCGGATAGCGCAAGGGTTACGGTCCGGTCGAGGGATCTGCCTTGTAACGCGTCTTGGTCAGCAGAGTCCTAACGGATCGGAGCCGGCCGCGGCGCAGCCGGCTCTTCCGTCCTCGCCGCCCCGCCATGCGGCCGTCAGGCCGTCACGCCGGTGCGGCCGTCAGGCCGCCCGGACGGAGGCGAGGAAGCGCTTCACCTCGGCCGAGAGCTGCTCGGATTGCCGCGACAGCTCGGAGGAGGCCGAGAGAACCTGCGTCGCGGCAGCTCCCGTCTCCTCCGCGGCCCCTGCAACCTCGGTGATCGTATGGGTCACCTGGTTGGTGCCGGAGGCGGCTTCCGCGACGTTGCGGACGATCTCCTGGGTCGCCGCGCCCTGCTCCTCGACGGCAGCGGCAATCCCGATCGACACGCGGTCGATCTCGGTGATCCGCCCGGTGATCGCCTCGATCGCCGACACCGCCTCCCCGGTCTTGCTCTGGATCCGCCCGATCTGGCCGGTGATCTCCTCGGTGGCCTTCGCGGTCTGGCCGGCGAGTTCCTTCACCTCCGCCGCCACCACGGCGAAGCCGCGGCCGGCGGCCCCCGCCCGGGCGGCCTCGATCGTGGCGTTGAGGGCGAGCAGGTTGGTCTGGCTGGCGATCGAGGAGATCAGCCCGACGACGTCGCCGATGCGGGCCACCGCCTCGCTCAGCTCGCGCATCCGTCCGGCGGTGCCGGCGGCCTCGTCGACGGCGGTCCGGGCGAGGGCGGCCGAGCCCGAGACCTGCCGGCCGATCTCGCTCACCGAGGCACCGAGCTCTTCCGCGGCGGCCGCGACCGTGCCGACATTCTCGGCGGTCTGGCCGGCGGCGGCGGCAACCGCCGTGGAGCGTCCGGCGGTCCGGGTCGCGCCGTCGGTCATCACGGCGGCGGTGGCCTGGAGCTCGGTGGCCGAGGCCGCGACCTGGCCGACGATGCCGCCGACGGCCGCCTCGAAGGCATCGGCCATCTGGCGCATGCCGGCACGGCGCTGCTCCTCGGCCGAGGCGCGGGCCAGCGCCGTCTCCTCCTCGAGGGCGCGGGTGCGGATGAGGTTGTCGCGAAACACCTGCACGGCGGCGGCCATGGCGCCGACCTCGTCGCGGCGTCCGATCGCCGGCACCGCCACCGTCGCGTCGCCCGCGGCGAGGGCCTGCATCGCACCGGTCATGCGGCGGATCGGCAGGGCGATGCGCAGCTGGGCGACCGCGCAGCTCGCGCCCACCAGCAGGAGCACCACCGCGAGCAGCGCCAGGTGGGTGCCGAGCCGGCGCCCTGCCGCCTCGGCCGCCGCATCCGCCGCCCGCACCTCGGCCGCCATGGCCTCGCTCGCCAGGTTCATGATGGTGGCGAGCTTCGGCAGGATGAAGTCCTTCCACGCCTCGCGGGTCATCGGAGCCTCGGCCCCGGGCGTGAAGGCGCGCAGGTTGCGCTGGATCGCCGCGGCCGTGGCGGGCGCGAAATACGCCTCCTGCGCCGCCGCGACCGCGGCGGCGACGCTGGCGGGCAGCTCGGCCGTCCGCCCCTCGACGAGCTTCCACATCGCGTCCTGGCGCCCGCGCATGACCTGCAGCGCCTGTGCCTGCTCGGTGGAGAGCGGCGCCCCGCTCGCCAGGACGGTGCTGATCGTCGAGGTGAGGAAGCCGGCGGCATTGCGGGTTTCCCGGGCAAGGCGCTGGATTCCGGTCAGCAGGCGCGTCTCCGGCTCGAGCCGGGCCATCTGCTGCTCCAGGGCGCCGGCGACCCGGTCGAGGCGGTCGATGGTGGCATCGACCGTTTGCAGCACCCGCGGGGCCAGGGTCTTGTCGCGGGCGGAGATCTCGCGGTCGGCGGCCGCGTCGACCAGGCGCCGCAGCGCCATCTGGTCGCGGTAGGCGGGCTCGAAATCCGCGATCGCCTGGCGCAGGCCCGGCACGTCGAGGCCGGCGGAGGCGGCGACCAGCCCATCGATCGCCTCGTCCGCCCGGGCGCGATGGCCGGCGATGGTCCTGTGCTGGGCCGTGGCCTCGTCGCCAGCCAGGCTCACCGCGACGGCGGTGTCCGCACGCTCGAAGCGCAGGGTCTGCATCGCGTCGAGGACGCGCTGGTCGAGCGTCGCCGCGACGGCGACGGCCCGGGCATCGCGGTGCTTGTTCCAGGCCTCGACGACCCGGTCGAGCGTCATCGTCCCGACGATGCCTCCCAGGGCGAGCGTGATCCCGAGCACCAGGACCCGAATGGACGACAACGATCTCACCGTGCACCCCCGCTCCCCGGAACCCGTCAGGCTCCCCTTGGATGACGCAGAGATAACGACGAACCTCTTTAATCCTTACCTAACGATGGAACAGACGTCCTTCTGCGAAATTCTGTTGAACCTCACGCCCGATGCCGGCTCGCGCGGCCCGGGAGAGACGGGGCGGGAACCGGCGCGGCCGATGCGCCGCGCCGTCGGGACAGCGGGGATCGACCTCCGCCGTCCAGACGCGCCGGCGCCCGCGACGAGGCGTCGGGCGCGGCGTCCTTGCACGACACCGGTACGGCCGGGCCCGGCGCCGGTCGCGGCCGTCAGGCCAGCATTCCCTTCACCAGGCCGCTCGCCTTGGCGAAGTCCATCCGGCCGGCATACTTGCCCTTCAGGGCGGCGATGACCTTGCCCATGTCCTTCGGCGAGGCGGCACCGGTCTCCGCGATGGCGGCCTGGATCGCCGCGCGGGTCTCATCCTCGTCCATCTGCTGGGGCAGGAACTGCGCGATGATCGCGGCTTCCGCCCGCTCC
Protein-coding regions in this window:
- a CDS encoding methyl-accepting chemotaxis protein, with the translated sequence MSSIRVLVLGITLALGGIVGTMTLDRVVEAWNKHRDARAVAVAATLDQRVLDAMQTLRFERADTAVAVSLAGDEATAQHRTIAGHRARADEAIDGLVAASAGLDVPGLRQAIADFEPAYRDQMALRRLVDAAADREISARDKTLAPRVLQTVDATIDRLDRVAGALEQQMARLEPETRLLTGIQRLARETRNAAGFLTSTISTVLASGAPLSTEQAQALQVMRGRQDAMWKLVEGRTAELPASVAAAVAAAQEAYFAPATAAAIQRNLRAFTPGAEAPMTREAWKDFILPKLATIMNLASEAMAAEVRAADAAAEAAGRRLGTHLALLAVVLLLVGASCAVAQLRIALPIRRMTGAMQALAAGDATVAVPAIGRRDEVGAMAAAVQVFRDNLIRTRALEEETALARASAEEQRRAGMRQMADAFEAAVGGIVGQVAASATELQATAAVMTDGATRTAGRSTAVAAAAGQTAENVGTVAAAAEELGASVSEIGRQVSGSAALARTAVDEAAGTAGRMRELSEAVARIGDVVGLISSIASQTNLLALNATIEAARAGAAGRGFAVVAAEVKELAGQTAKATEEITGQIGRIQSKTGEAVSAIEAITGRITEIDRVSIGIAAAVEEQGAATQEIVRNVAEAASGTNQVTHTITEVAGAAEETGAAATQVLSASSELSRQSEQLSAEVKRFLASVRAA